From a region of the Arachis ipaensis cultivar K30076 chromosome B09, Araip1.1, whole genome shotgun sequence genome:
- the LOC107616075 gene encoding uncharacterized protein LOC107616075, which translates to MPFGLYNAPTSGQVEVSNRELKRILEKTVSTSRRDWTRKLDDVFRAYQIAFKTPIGISPYQLVFGKACPLLVELGHRAYWAIKFLNFDAKATGEKKLLQLNELDEFRNSAYENAKLDEFRGFSISTLGSSSFQESSSPGDQDLLWSLECHLMVM; encoded by the exons ATGCCGTTTGGACTCTACAATGCCCCC acaagtggacaggttgaagtctCTAACAGGGAACTCAAGAGGATCCTGGAGAAGACTGTGAGTACCTCAAGAAGGGACTGGacaaggaagcttgatgatgttTTTCGGGCATACCAGATTGCTTTCAAGACCCCTATTGGAATATCTCCATACCAGTTAGTTTTTGGTAAAGCATGTCCCTTGCTCGTGGAATTGGGGCACAGAGCTTATTGGGCAATAAAGTTCCTAAATTTTGATGCTAAGGCCACAGGAGAGAAGAAgctgctccagctgaatgagcttgatgagttCAGAAACTctgcttatgagaatgccaagcttgATGAGTTCAGAGGGTTCTCCATTTCAACTCTCGGTTCAAGCTCTTTCCAGGAAAGCTCAAGTCCCGGTGATCAGGACCTTTTATGGTCACTGGAGTGTCACCTTATGGTCATGTGA